The Cytobacillus firmus genome segment GATTCTTTCAGCCCCCTGCTGCTTCGCTGTGTCCAGGCAATATTCAAATGCATCCACTGTATGAGCATAATCCACTACAAATTTAGCTCCTGATGGATGAATAATCATTTCAAAACGGCCAGGTATACCGGGAAATGAAGCCAAAGCATTAATCATATCTTCCGGGTCTATCCCCAAATCAATACCTGTCAAAAAAGCCATTGCTGCATTATAAACATTATGGTCACCCGGAAGAGGAAATTCAATTTCAAACGATTTCCCTCTCACCTCGAGAATAAAAACAGTCTTTCCATTTATAGCAGTGTCTTTTATTGAACAGCACTTCTGATCACCCAGCATAATCAAAGGAATCTTTTCATTTTGCAGAACCTCTGCCATTTTTTCTCCCCATGAATTATAAAGATTGACGACTCCTTTACCGTCCTCTTTTAACAAGGTGAAAATCTTCTTTTTATCATTAAAATACTGATCCATACTATCATGATAATCCAGATGGTCATGAGCCAGATTAGTAAATAGCGCGTAGTCTAATTCCAGACCTTCAGTTCTTGACTGTTCCAGCGCATGAGAAGAAATCTCCATAACGACAAACTCATCATGGCTTTTACTCAGCATTTTTTGAATCTGCAGGGCATCCGGTGTCGTGTTGCAGGTCTTATATTCCTTGTTATTTATAATGTTTGATACAGTACCCAAGAGGGAGCAGGTCCTGCCTGCAGTCTCCAGTATATGCTTTAAAATATAGGCAGTGGTTGTTTTCCCATTAGTTCCTGTAATACCTATTATTTTATGCTTTCTTGAAGGGCGATCATAGAAGCAGTTCGCCAGTTTCCCCAAACTGGTTCTGCTATCCGTTACTTTTATGTAAGGCACATTTAACTCAATTGCGTCCTCACCCACTACGGCAGCCGCACCATTTTCAACAGCTTGTCCAATGAAGTCATGTCCATCTGCCTGAAAACCTTTAATTGCAACAAAAAGGCTTCCTTTCCCCACTTTGCGTGAATCCATTTCAATCCCTGTAATATCAGGATCGGCTGTAAGCACATCCATCTCCCCGCTATCCTTTAGGCAATTAATAACCTGGGATAATTTCATATTTCTGTCTCCTTTAATGTTTAAACATCAAGTAATTTGGTGTATATATCTATAATCGTTATCTTTTGTTTTCCCACATTCACAGGAAATATGCCTTCTTAAGGATAGAAATATCAGGGTAGAAAGAAAATCATCTAAATATACTAGAATTGAGGATAAATCTGGGTGAATGGCTTCTTAAAAATAAGCGATTCACCCTATTGAAATGTCAGCTTACTTGCGTTTCACACTATAGATAAAGGCCGCTTGGCAAACTGGGATAGATACTTCACGTTCAATCGGCTATGCTGTGAAATGAGATAAGCATCCCTTGTAGCACCTGGCTTTCTAAGCGTGTTAAGAGCTCTTATCATCCCTGCTTCGCTTTCCATGCCTACTCCATGCCCAAAGAACATGCCCCCGCCCAAATAAACGGAATTCTCACCTGTCCAAACAGGATGATCATAATCAGGATTGTAAAAATAAACTACATCACCAGGTATGAAATTCCGTCCTCTTTTTGTAACAATCGACAGGTCATGATCATAATTCCAATCCCATACTAGAAGTCCCTGAAATAGTGTATTGAAGCGGCTGACAGAAATGGAATCCAATACAGCTTTATAAAAAATCAGCACAATGGCTGTTGTACATTCAAAAGCATATTCCCGGCTGTTCGTGAACACATCCATGATTGCATCGGACGGTAAAACAGTTGGATCAAGCAGGTAACCATATTTTGTCCTTCTCCATATGCGCGGATTGAAGCGTGATGTATTAAAGGGTGCAAACTCCACACGGCTACCATGAAGCTGCCTGGCTGCTTTGATGATATTCTCCCTCAAAAGAATATCAAATAGCAGTTCATGCATTGAATCGTATTGATGTGTCTCGGGACTGCCGTCAAGCGCCAGATAAATTTCACGCTGAACTCCAAAAAAACTGGAAGCCCCCGGTTTATTCTGATTATTCGAAAGGATAATCATTGTCTTCCCCCTTCAAATGAACTTATAGTAGCTTATGGTTTCATTTGCACGAGGGTTCCTTCATTATTTGACTTCCTTCACTTTATCCAATCCAAATTATTATTATCGGAAAATATCTTTTTTTCTGAAATAAGCTTGCTTTTTATTCCAGTTTCCTTGTACAATATTCAACATATTCTTAAGTTTCAGATTATACTTATAATTTTTTACAACAGGAGGATTTTTTCATGGCGACTTTTCTGGGTTCGATTGTTTTGCTGATTGCAGGTTATGTCTTTTATTCCAAGATTGTAGAGCGAATATTTGGTATAAATGACAGCAGCCCTACACCTGCTTATACGGAAAAAGACGGAATGGACTTTGTTCCGATGAGCTGGTGGAAAGGCAGCTTGATTCAGCTGTTGAATATCGCTGGGCTAGGTCCCATTTTTGGTGCAATTATGGGTGCATTATACGGGCCAGCAGCTTTTATCTGGATTGTTGCCGGCTCTATTTTTGCCGGGGCGGTTCATGATTATTTTTCAGGGATGCTTTCTCTCAGGCATAAAGGGGAGCAATTTCCAAGCATTGTCGGAAGATATTTAGGAAAACCGGCCAAAACGTTCATTAATATATTTTCAATTCTCTTAATGGTTCTAGTTGCCGCTGCATTTACTGCCGGTCCGGCCCAGCTGATTTCGAGCATAACTCCATTAAGTTTTATGGCATCATTGCTCATTATTTTTGCTTACTTTATCCTTGCAGCTGTTTTGCCTGTAAACAGGATAATCGGAAAGATTTATCCTCTATTTGGAGCAATATTAATTTTTATGGCAGTATCCATTGCAGTTGCATTGCTTTTCAGTGAAAAATCCATACCGAATGTGACACTGTCTAATCTTCATCCAGGTGAACTTCCAATCTGGCCTCTACTGATGGTCACCATTTCATGCGGAGCGATCTCAGGTTTTCATTCAACACAAAGTCCGATTGTCTCACGCACATTAAAAAAGGAAAGTGACGGAAGAAAGGTTTTCTATGGTGCCATGATTGGTGAAGGAATTATTGCCTTAATCTGGGCAGCAGCGGGCATGACCCTTTTCGGCGGAACTGGAGGTCTTCAAGATGCATTAGCGGCTGGTGGTCCAGCGGGAGTGGTTAATGAAATTTCCGGCAGCCTCCTTGGTACGTTTGGAGGCATCCTTGCTATACTGGGTGTAATCATCCTGCCGATTACAACCGGAGATACCGCCCTTCGTTCTTCAAGAATGATGCTGGCAGAATCACTTTCATCTTTAATAAAAATGGATGGGAAATGGAAGGCTGTCATCACCACCTTACCTGTGGCTCTTCCTACTTTATATCTGGCAACTATCGATTACTCATTCCTTTGGAGATATGTCGGATGGACAAACCAGGTTACAGCAGCGGTCATGCTTTGGACAGCCACTATGTATCTTTTGAAAAATAACAAATTCCATTGGATTAGCGGTGTTCCTGCATTGTTTATGACTGGAGTAGTATCCACCTATATCTTCTATGCCCCTGAAGGCTTTCAAATGGATTATCAGCTATCAATGATGATCGGATCAGTCATAACACTCTTAATTACCGGCTGGTATGTTTATCAAATCCTTAAGTATAAGCAGCTGCGCAAGAATAACTCCAGCCTAAAAGCTGCCTAAAGCGTTAAAAAATGCACCTCACACAAGAAGTGAAGGTGCATTTTTTTATGGGCTTACAGAGCATCTTCTCCTCTTTCGGATTAAACAGTTAAACTCTTGAAATCCGTCATTTAGGTTTTGCTACACTGCCAGAGGGTAATGAATACTAACAGTTAAAGGAGGGTTTAACTATGGCGGATCATAGCAATTCAGAAAAAAACAATTCGATAGAACAAGAAAAAAAGGAAGAAAACAATAGAGATATCGAACCTCAAAGAGAGCCTGAAAAACCTCAGGAAGAAAACCGGAAATAAGGAGGATGACCCATATGGCGGACAAAAACATTCAGGATGGAAAGATGGATAACCCCGAACAATATAAAACCGAAAAAGAAAGTTTATTTGACAAGTATGAAAGTGAAAAGAATGTTGATCCTATTCCAATGGAAGACTTAAAACAGGAGAAGGAAGAAGAAAAAAACGGATCAAAAATAAAGAGCAGTTCATCAACAGAGGAAAAGTACAAAGCAGACTTTGAAACAATAAAAAAGAAAAAGCTGTTTGGCGATAAATATGACGATGGAACAAGAACATAATAAAGGAAGAAAATTCACCAAAAACACTGGATATGTAAAATAAAACTCCTGGCATCCAAAAGTGCCAGGAGTTTTTCTAATATGGCTTTATTGCCATATTAAAATCTCTATATTGGGTCAGATAGTAATCTGCTCCCGGGGTTTTATTCTGAAAAAGGCAGGTTTTAATTCCAAGTTTCTTTGCCGGCAGAATATCTATTTCCCTGTCCCCAATTGCTAAATCAACCTTATGCTTCTGATGCAGGAATTCATAAGAAGCTGTGTGGGGCTTGCGCGGATAGCCGTCGTCACCTGCTACCATATCGGCAAAATACCCATCTAATTTATGGAAAGTTAATATCGAAAGAACATCTTCTCTTTCCTTGTGAGTCATGATCACATTCTTATCAGCCTGCTTTAATACCTGCTCCACCTCAGGAAAAGGCTTTAAATCACTAGGACGCAGCTGTCTCGCCCTCATCCTGATTGTTTT includes the following:
- a CDS encoding UDP-N-acetylmuramoyl-L-alanyl-D-glutamate--2,6-diaminopimelate ligase translates to MKLSQVINCLKDSGEMDVLTADPDITGIEMDSRKVGKGSLFVAIKGFQADGHDFIGQAVENGAAAVVGEDAIELNVPYIKVTDSRTSLGKLANCFYDRPSRKHKIIGITGTNGKTTTAYILKHILETAGRTCSLLGTVSNIINNKEYKTCNTTPDALQIQKMLSKSHDEFVVMEISSHALEQSRTEGLELDYALFTNLAHDHLDYHDSMDQYFNDKKKIFTLLKEDGKGVVNLYNSWGEKMAEVLQNEKIPLIMLGDQKCCSIKDTAINGKTVFILEVRGKSFEIEFPLPGDHNVYNAAMAFLTGIDLGIDPEDMINALASFPGIPGRFEMIIHPSGAKFVVDYAHTVDAFEYCLDTAKQQGAERIFQIYGFRGGRDQSKRVDMIKVSAKYCHKYYLTTDDLNDECENKMLSQLISLNKEYGDGKGEVIPDRTLAIRKAWAEAKKNDWIFITGKGPEAYQQSFALPADNDLETLKLLKTGSKQAVL
- a CDS encoding protein-glutamine gamma-glutamyltransferase, translated to MIILSNNQNKPGASSFFGVQREIYLALDGSPETHQYDSMHELLFDILLRENIIKAARQLHGSRVEFAPFNTSRFNPRIWRRTKYGYLLDPTVLPSDAIMDVFTNSREYAFECTTAIVLIFYKAVLDSISVSRFNTLFQGLLVWDWNYDHDLSIVTKRGRNFIPGDVVYFYNPDYDHPVWTGENSVYLGGGMFFGHGVGMESEAGMIRALNTLRKPGATRDAYLISQHSRLNVKYLSQFAKRPLSIV
- a CDS encoding carbon starvation CstA family protein, which translates into the protein MATFLGSIVLLIAGYVFYSKIVERIFGINDSSPTPAYTEKDGMDFVPMSWWKGSLIQLLNIAGLGPIFGAIMGALYGPAAFIWIVAGSIFAGAVHDYFSGMLSLRHKGEQFPSIVGRYLGKPAKTFINIFSILLMVLVAAAFTAGPAQLISSITPLSFMASLLIIFAYFILAAVLPVNRIIGKIYPLFGAILIFMAVSIAVALLFSEKSIPNVTLSNLHPGELPIWPLLMVTISCGAISGFHSTQSPIVSRTLKKESDGRKVFYGAMIGEGIIALIWAAAGMTLFGGTGGLQDALAAGGPAGVVNEISGSLLGTFGGILAILGVIILPITTGDTALRSSRMMLAESLSSLIKMDGKWKAVITTLPVALPTLYLATIDYSFLWRYVGWTNQVTAAVMLWTATMYLLKNNKFHWISGVPALFMTGVVSTYIFYAPEGFQMDYQLSMMIGSVITLLITGWYVYQILKYKQLRKNNSSLKAA
- a CDS encoding 3-methyladenine DNA glycosylase encodes the protein MADHSNSEKNNSIEQEKKEENNRDIEPQREPEKPQEENRK
- a CDS encoding HAD-IA family hydrolase; the encoded protein is MNILWDFDGTLFDTYPAYTAIVREVMNDKKVSDEEIFCQLKVSFSDAFQHFKLNNEQIKTIRMRARQLRPSDLKPFPEVEQVLKQADKNVIMTHKEREDVLSILTFHKLDGYFADMVAGDDGYPRKPHTASYEFLHQKHKVDLAIGDREIDILPAKKLGIKTCLFQNKTPGADYYLTQYRDFNMAIKPY